Part of the Candidatus Brocadia sinica JPN1 genome, AGGTCTCCTTTATATTCGGGAAAATCGAGATGGGCGTGAGTATCAATAATCATATGAAGCTTCGCGTCCCGGAAGCCGCCAAATCGCTTTTAGCAAAGGCATTTTTAAAAAGTGTTATCGTCGGATGTTTTTTATCTGGCGGGTAAAAGATGGAAACTACGTCAAAGCGCAGATTTCTATCTTCTATCTTCTTTTCTGCAATATACTGCAAGGCGACCTTGATAATTTGTCTCTTTTTGGCTTCAGTAACAGAGAGTTCCGGAGGACCATATTTGTCAGAATAACGTGTCTTTACCTCGACAAATGCGATGGTTCCGTGATCGTAACAAACAATATCGATTTCCCCATTTCTGCGCCTGTAATTTCGCTGCAGTATTTTATATCCCCTTTTTTTCAGAAATTTTACGGCAAGCATCTCCCCCTTTGTACCGATAGCTTGCTTGTAAGGTAGTTCCTGAATTTTGCGTTTGAACAGATGTATTATCAAAGTAGCATATTTAGCACAAAATAGTTGCAATATTTTCTTTCCCGGAAACTGCTCGTTTGTTTTTTTGACAAATTCTCAATTCAAAAAAGAAGTGTTTCTGCAATAATTACGATAAAATTACGTTATTTATCTTCTCCCTGAACTTTGGTGCTTTGTGTTGAGCCGCTTTTCGATGCGGTAGTTTCAAATTTTTCCTGCAATCTTGTTCCCTTGCTTGTTCTCTCGCGCATATAATAAAGTTTTGCACGCCTTACTCTGCCCGATTTTATGACTTTAATATCAACGATCTTTGGTGAATGAACAGGAAACACCCGCTCTACCCCTTCACCCTGAACAATTCGTCTTACAGTAAAAGTTTCTTTAAAACCACCACCATTCTTTGCTATTACGACGCCACTAAAAACCTGTACACGCTCCTTATCACCCTCAACAATCTTTACTGATACATCCACCTGATCCCCCACAGAAAATTGCTGTGTTGTTTTTTTCATTTGTTCTTTTTCAATAGCATCAATGATATTCATGGTCATCATCTCCTGACTTAGCTTATAAAATTCCTGGTGCGGCTGCGCCACAACCAGACGAAAAGTTAGATTATATCTTGCTTAAAAGATCCGGCCTTCTTTCCATAGTTCTTTTCAGAGCATGGTCTCTTTGCCATTCTTTTATCTTCTGATGATTCCCGGACATCAACACATCAGGTACCTTCATACCCCTGTATTCCGCCGGCCGGGTATATTGAGGATACTCCAGCGAAACCTCAGTAAAAGATTCATTGGTGGTGGAATCCAGATCACCTAGTACCCCCGGAATCAGGCGAACCACGGTATCTATAACCACCATTGCAGGTATCTCGCCGCCGGAAAGTACATAATCGCCAATAGAAAGTTCCGTCACATCCAATCCGATCCGTACCCTTTCGTCGAACCCTTCATAGTGACCGCATATCAGCATCAGATAAGATTCTTTTGCCAGTTCTCTGGCAACGGATTGCGAAAACGGATGCCCCTGGGGTGTTAATAATATCCGTTTGGAACAAACACCAGTTTGTTGTTCGATAGCCTCTATCGTATTGAAAATAGGCTCGGGCTTCATCACCATGCCCGGTCCCCCGCCATAGGGCCGGTCATCTACGCATCGCCTGTTTTCGGCATATTCCCGGATATTGAACAGGTTATACTGAACGAGCCCTTTCTCTCTGGCGATCTTCAAAATACTATGCCCCAGCACGTTTTCAAACATCTCTGGGAATAATGTTAAAATATCGATACGCATGTCTTATTTTTTGAACGGAATACCAAACTTTTTCAGCACAGCAGCAACCGACTCCGTCGGCTTTGCGCCTACACTCAACCAATATTCCACCCGGTCTTTTTTCAAAGTAACCTGCTTTTCATTATTTGATTCCAGAGGGTCATATGTTCCCAGATTTTCAATCACCTTTCCGTCTCGTTCTTCATGGGCATCAAATGCCCCAATCCTATAATACGGTCTATTTTTACGGCCCATCCTCTTCATTCTAATCCTTACAGCCATTTTTTTCTCCTGACAAAATATACATTATCGCATCATTCCCTTACCAAAGGGTAAACTGTTGGATAACTGTTTCATTTTCTTCAGACTTTTTTCATTTCCTTTAAAATGTTTCATCAATTTCTTCATTGACTTAAATTGTTTCAGCAATTGATTTACATCCTGAATGGTTGTCCCGCTTCCATTGGCTATTCGCTGTCTCCTGCTTCCGTTAATGATGTCCGGTACCGACCTTTCCTGAATTGTCATGGATCTGATTATCGCTTCAACCCTCAGTAACTGTTTTTCATCCACATTCAGTCCATCCATCTTATTTCCCATACCCGGAATCATCCCGAGGACCTCCTTTATCGGCCCCATCTTTTTAATCTGTTGAAGTTGCATA contains:
- a CDS encoding YraN family protein produces the protein MQELPYKQAIGTKGEMLAVKFLKKRGYKILQRNYRRRNGEIDIVCYDHGTIAFVEVKTRYSDKYGPPELSVTEAKKRQIIKVALQYIAEKKIEDRNLRFDVVSIFYPPDKKHPTITLFKNAFAKSDLAASGTRSFI
- the rplS gene encoding 50S ribosomal protein L19, which encodes MNIIDAIEKEQMKKTTQQFSVGDQVDVSVKIVEGDKERVQVFSGVVIAKNGGGFKETFTVRRIVQGEGVERVFPVHSPKIVDIKVIKSGRVRRAKLYYMRERTSKGTRLQEKFETTASKSGSTQSTKVQGEDK
- the trmD gene encoding tRNA (guanosine(37)-N1)-methyltransferase TrmD; translated protein: MRIDILTLFPEMFENVLGHSILKIAREKGLVQYNLFNIREYAENRRCVDDRPYGGGPGMVMKPEPIFNTIEAIEQQTGVCSKRILLTPQGHPFSQSVARELAKESYLMLICGHYEGFDERVRIGLDVTELSIGDYVLSGGEIPAMVVIDTVVRLIPGVLGDLDSTTNESFTEVSLEYPQYTRPAEYRGMKVPDVLMSGNHQKIKEWQRDHALKRTMERRPDLLSKI
- the rpsP gene encoding 30S ribosomal protein S16; protein product: MAVRIRMKRMGRKNRPYYRIGAFDAHEERDGKVIENLGTYDPLESNNEKQVTLKKDRVEYWLSVGAKPTESVAAVLKKFGIPFKK